Proteins from one Chanodichthys erythropterus isolate Z2021 chromosome 15, ASM2448905v1, whole genome shotgun sequence genomic window:
- the ing4 gene encoding inhibitor of growth protein 4, with protein MAAGMYLEHYLDSIENLPFELQRNFQLMRDLDQRTEDLKGQIDSLAREYTANARTLSSEQKLSLLRQIQQSYGKCKEFGDDKVQLAMQTYEMVDKHIRRLDTDLARFEADLKEKQIESTDYDSTSSKGNKSDHRGPKKKEVTRTRSKVKNSDDDCSSKSGQKKVKLTQSSEFSTPAVNFGNVHPSDVLDMPVDPNEPTYCLCHQVSYGEMIGCDNTDCSIEWFHFACVGLTTKPRGKWYCPRCSQERKKK; from the exons ATGGCGGCTGGAATGTATCTAGAGCACTATTTGGACA GCATAGAGAATCTGCCTTTTGAACTGCAAAGGAACTTCCAGCTGATGCGAGATCTGGACCAGAGGACAGAGG ATCTGAAAGGGCAGATTGATTCTCTGGCTCGTGAATACACAGCTAACGCTCGGACGTTGTCCTCCGAACAGAAGCTTTCGCTGTTAAGACAAATCCAGCAGTCTTATGGGAAGTGCAAGGAGTTTGGAGATGACAAGGTCCAGCTTGCGATGCAAACCTATGAGATG GTGGATAAGCATATCCGAAGGTTGGATACAGACCTGGCTCGCTTTGAGGCCGACCTCAAGGAGAAACAGATAGAAAGCACCGATTACGACTCTACCTCCAGCAAGGGCAACAAGA GTGATCATCGAGGACCCAAGAAGAAGGAGGTGACTCGCACTAGGTCAAAGGTGAAGAACTCTGACGATGACTGCAGCTCCAAGAGCGGACAAAAGAAGGTCAAACTCACGCAAAG CTCTGAGTTTTCAACCCCAGCTGTGAACTTTGGGAACGTGCACCCCTCAGATGTGTTGGACATGCCAGTGGACCCCAACGAGCCCACCTATTGCCTCTGCCACCAGGTTTCATACGGAGAGATGATTGGCTGTGACAATACAGAT tGTTCTATCGAGTGGTTCCACTTTGCCTGTGTGGGTCTGACCACCAAGCCCAGGGGGAAATG GTACTGCCCAAGATGTTCACAGGAGCggaagaaaaaatga